From Coffea arabica cultivar ET-39 chromosome 9c, Coffea Arabica ET-39 HiFi, whole genome shotgun sequence, one genomic window encodes:
- the LOC140014250 gene encoding uncharacterized protein: protein MSTQPESSDKAVATTQQEAASPGVQLTELLTKFGEMASEMAAQKKLIDELGIVNPQYAYAQNPPFYPPYGPGYQPQGVPNILPDQQAFYQTTAEPFVPEHTIQTKPEVGESSAPVGMKLLKRLDRFDEFIRKSQSLSKPGVLDYDDLCLFSNVQLPVGFKTPKFNKYDGTGNPKTHLRLFANKLGKPVDDENLPLRLFPESLEGDALDWYSNLKPEEVKTWLDLSNAFIRQYEYNCELAHDPPYFEEIFRMTGCSFAAIVNKLEEFDDFVRAGKIVNVSALKSQLDALQSQGSNLKAAGKIGMVPPPTYPYGMPAWYNPQAVCAYHSGAPGHSTIDCKALKHKVQDMIEAGEIVIRKRESQGPNVNRNPLPEHANIIGVILDDTEYVEPVKELTREAEVFGVTDQPFVIELPLEEDEKPFILDLTPAESEALEPVVIEFPQQEPVLSLQQVPWNYDEPDVRIGEKSIAKKEEVSAVTRSGKVASPFEATIPIQANNSEPPVKPTITEREALDFLKRLQRSEYNVVEKLSKSPAQISMLDLLFSSDVHRDALIDVLTKAQIPRDISIDNFSNVVGSVLFNKQIAFSDDELPTEGIGHNRALYITVRCNGKMLPKVLIDNGPWIHKSGAVPSSLHQLLKFVVNDKLITIFAEEDCLVITDSGSKEEGSRSAIMSPHSTSDKVSVSWITTEEQALSKASVMMAKEMIRGGYKLDRGLGRELQGILKPVEIMGKRDTFGLGFKPTAKDIKEMKEHKRAEKEGRQRVFDIPPLRYTFPRPTEVITSEEVELTNANKEILLRKILHTLEPPADLQVGPTWCCKRTKISVADGSV, encoded by the exons atgagtactcaaccagaatcatccgataAGGCCGTTGCAACTACCCAGCAGGAAGCtgcaagtcctggggttcagttgacagaGTTACTCACAAAATTTGGGGAGATGGCATCGGAAATGGCCGCTCAGAAGAAATTGATTgacgagctc GGAATTGTCAACCCGCAATATGCTTATGCCCAAAATCCTCCGTTCTATCCTCCTTACGGGCCAGGCTATCAGCCTCAGGGTGTTCCCAACATACTTCCAGACCAACAAGCTTTTTATCAAACTACTGCAGAACCATTTGTGCCAGAACACACCATTCAAACTAAGCCGGAAGTGGGAGAGTCGTCTGCCCCAGTGGGCATGAAGTTGCTTAAGCGACTAGATCGTTTCGATGAGTTTATTCGGAAAAGCCAAAGTTTAAGCAAGCCAGGAGTGTTGGACTATGATGATTTATGCCTATTTTCAAATGTACAGCTGCCCGTAGGGTTCAAGACCCCGAAgttcaacaaatatgatggaacGGGTAACCCTAAGACACACTTGCgcttgtttgccaacaagttgggcaagCCAGTGGATGATGAGAACTTGCCGTTGAGATTATTTCCAGAGAGCTTAGAAGGGGACGCCCTTGATTGGTACTCGAATTTAAAGCCAGAGGAAGTGAAGACCTGGCTCGATCTGTCCAACGCTTTTATCAGACAATACGAGTATAACTGTGAGCTG GCACATGACCCTccgtattttgaagaaattttccgtatgactggtTGTTCTTTTGCTGCAATTGTGAATAAACTGGAAGAATTTGATGACTTTGTAAGAGCCGGGAAAATTGTCAACGTCTCTGctctcaaatcccagttggatgctttgcaaagtCAAGGAAGCAAT TTGAAGGCTGCCGGGAAAATTGGTATGGTGCCCCCTCCTACCTATCCATATGGCATGCCCGCGTGGTATAACCCGCAAGCTgtttgtgcttatcattcaggggcacCCGGACATTCAACCATTGATTGCAAGGCCCTCAAGCATAAAgttcaagatatgattgaagCTGGAGAAATCGTGATCAGAAAAAGGGAGTCACAAGGGCCGAACGTAAATAGGAACCCTTTACCGGAACATGCCAATATCATTGGGGTTATTCTGGATGATACGGAGTATGTGGAACCGGTCAAAGAATTGACAAGggaagctgaagtgtttggggtcacagaccaaccCTTTGTCATAGAATTGCCACTTGAAGAGGACGAAAAGCCCTTTATTTTGGATCTCACGCCAGCCGAGAGTGAGGCTTTGGAGCCGGTGGTTATTGAATTCCCGCAGCAAGAGCCTGTTTTAAGCCTGCAACAAGTGCCATGGAATTATGATGAACCTGACGTACGGATTGGGGAAAAGTCAATTGCTAAAAAGGAAGAAGTGTCAGCAGTCACCAGATCAGGGAAGGTTGCAAGTCCATTTGAAGCTACCATTCCGATTCAAGCAAATAACTCCGAACCGCCCGTTaaaccaacaatcaccgagaGAGAAGCCTTGGATTTCCTTAAGAGACTTCAGAGAAGTGAGTACAATGTAGTTGAAAAGCTGAGCAAGTCGCCTGCCCAGATATCCATGTTGGATTTACTTTTCTCTTCAGACGTGCATAGGGATGCATTGATCGACGTATTAACTAAAGCTCAAATTCCGAGGGACATTTCTattgataatttttcaaacgtggTTGGGAGCGTATTATTCAACAAACAAATTGCTTTTTCTGACGATGAATTGCCGACAGAGGGCATTGGACATAATAGGGCGTTGTACATAACAGTGAGGTGCAACGGGAAAATGCTGCCGAAGGTGCTAATTGACAACGG gccatggattcacaagtctGGGGCTGTGCCATCTTCGTTGCATCAATTGCTGAAATTCGTAGTAAATGACAAGCTAATCACTATCTTTGCCGAAGAGGACTGCCTGGTAATCACCGATTCTGGATCTAAAGAGGAGGGAAGTCGAAGTGCCATCATGTCCCCTCATAGCACATCCGATAAAGTCTCTGTAAGTTGGATCACAACGGAGGAACAAGCTCTCTCAAAAGCAAGTGTaatgatggctaaggaaatgattCGTGGAGGATACAAATTAGACAGAGGATTGGGGCGTGAACTGCAAGGGATCCTGAAGCCAGTGGAGATTATGGGAAAAAGGGATACATTCGGTTTGGGTTTCAAACCAACCGCCAAGGACATCAAAGAGATGAAAGAGCACAAAAGAGCAGAGAAAGAGGGCAGGCAAAGGGTTTTTGACATTCCACCACTGCGGTATACTTTTCCGCGACCAACAGAGGTTATCACATCAGAG GAAGTTGAACTGACAAATGCTAATAAGGAGATTTTACTGAGAAAAATTCTCCACACATTAGAGCCTCCAGCGGATTTACAAGTTGGGCCCACATGGTGCTGCAAGAGAACAAAAATTTCGGTTGCTGATGGGAGTGTTTGA
- the LOC140014251 gene encoding polygalacturonase-like — MRSSFSQLYLGRYDNELPIKGSFDTDCTISGTLNGVRVKSWPASKSGSATNMHFEGIIIQNVSNPVIIDQEYCPNKQSTNTAPSSVQIAQVSFNNITGTSATPAAVTLLCSKSIPCEGVEVADIDLAYNGNQGSVSSNCANVKPALSGKLNPPICTNATVIAQAA, encoded by the exons ATGCGGTCGTCAT TCAGCCAGTTGTACCTTGGAAGGTATGACAACGAACTGCCTATTAAGGGTAGTTTTGATACCGACTGCACCATCTCCGGTACTTTAAATGGTGTAAGAGTAAAGAGCTGGCCAGCTTCTAAAAGTGGCAGTGCCACCAATATGCACTTTGAAGGTATTATCATACAAAATGTCAGCAATCCAGTGATCATTGATCAAGAATATTGCCCAAACAAACAAAGCACAAACACG GCCCCATCAAGTGTTCAGATTGCTCAGGTCAGCTTCAACAACATCACTGGCACTTCAGCAACACCAGCTGCTGTGACTCTTCTTTGCAGTAAGAGTATCCCATGCGAGGGTGTAGAAGTTGCTGACATTGACTTGGCATACAATGGCAATCAAGGAAGTGTGTCAAGCAATTGTGCCAATGTGAAGCCAGCTCTGAGTGGCAAGCTGAACCCTCCAATCTGCACCAATGCTACCGTTATTGCTCAGGCTGCTTAA
- the LOC113707833 gene encoding polygalacturonase-like — protein MARALGTTLLCSWLFFTCIVQAQTGPIDVTQLGAKPDGSADMSQVLADAWKQACNSTTPSTILIPKGTFLLKEASLAGPCKAPVEVQIQGTVKAPEDPAQITKDKEWMSIIYVDQLTLSGGGTLDGQGAKAWTQNECRVKTECSKLPNTLSLNFVNNTVIRDLTSLNSKLFHVNLFGCNNITFQHFTIIAPGDSPNTDGIHIGHSTGVVITDSNIGTGDDCISIGDGAKQVNISKVTCGPGHGISVGSLGRYDNELPVEGIFVTDCTISGTLNGVRVKSWPASKSGSATNMHFEGIIMQNVSNPVIIDQEYCPNNQCTNTAPSSVKIAQVSFKNITGTSATPAAVTLLCSKSIPCEGVEVADIDLAYNGNQGSVSSNCANVKPALSGKLNPPICANATVPAQAA, from the exons atGGCAAGAGCACTTGGCACCACATTGTTGTGTTCATGGCTATTCTTTACATGCATTGTCCAGGCCCAAACTGGACCTATTGATGTCACTCAACTTGGCGCAAAACCTGATGGCAGTGCTGACATGAGCCAG GTTTTGGCGGATGCTTGGAAACAAGCATGTAATTCTACAACACCATCTACAATTTTGATTCCAAAGGGCACATTTTTATTAAAAGAAGCGAGCCTTGCAGGTCCTTGCAAAGCACCCGTTGAGGTTCAAATACAAGGCACGGTCAAAGCACCTGAAGATCCCGCACAAATAACCAAGGATAAGGAATGGATGTCAATTATATACGTTGACCAATTGACACTCTCTGGAGGTGGTACCTTGGATGGCCAAGGAGCCAAAGCTTGGACTCAAAATGAATGTCGTGTAAAAACCGAATGCAGCAAACTTCCAAAT ACTTTGAGCTTGAATTTCGTCAACAATACTGTCATCCGCGACCTAACTTCTTTGAACAGCAAACTGTTTCACGTGAATCTTTTCGGATGTAACAATATAACATTCCAACACTTCACAATCATAGCACCTGGAGACAGTCCCAACACTGATGGCATTCACATTGGACATTCCACTGGAGTAGTCATCACAGATTCAAACATAGGAACCGGGGACGATTGCATCTCAATTGGTGATGGTGCCAAACAAGTTAACATAAGCAAAGTGACATGTGGACCTGGCCATGGAATCAGTGTTGGAAGCCTTGGAAGGTATGACAATGAACTGCCTGTTGAGGGTATCTTTGTTACCGACTGCACCATCTCCGGTACTTTGAATGGTGTAAGAGTAAAGAGCTGGCCAGCATCTAAAAGTGGCAGTGCCACCAATATGCACTTTGAAGGTATTATCATGCAAAATGTCAGCAATCCAGTGATCATTGATCAAGAATATTGCCCAAACAACCAATGCACAAACACT GCCCCATCAAGTGTTAAGATTGCTCAGGTCAGCTTCAAGAACATCACTGGCACTTCAGCAACACCAGCTGCTGTGACTCTTCTTTGCAGTAAGAGTATCCCATGCGAGGGTGTAGAGGTTGCTGACATTGACTTGGCATACAATGGCAATCAAGGGAGTGTGTCAAGCAATTGTGCCAATGTGAAGCCAGCTCTGAGTGGCAAGCTGAACCCTCCAATCTGCGCCAATGCTACCGTTCCTGCTCAGGCTGCTTAA